In a single window of the Olivibacter sp. SDN3 genome:
- a CDS encoding glycerophosphodiester phosphodiesterase family protein, translating into MNRHSFLFTLICLFAVMQVSYGQFNKNVVIAHRGAWKAQDIPQNSLASLNQAVEIGCHGSEFDVHLTKDEVLVVNHDRDYFGLDIESSTYQELLAKKLPNGESIPTLESYLKEGMKQKKTRLILEIKPSTAKKERALKTAELCVSTVKKLKAQKWVDYITFDYEAGKLVGKLDPKAEVAYLNGDVAPAQAKKDGYTGLDYHFKVYKANPTWIKEAQDLGLSVNCWTVNDEADMAELLNQKVDFITTDEPEKLFEVIQAHE; encoded by the coding sequence ATGAACAGACATTCCTTTTTATTTACTTTAATTTGCTTATTTGCAGTCATGCAAGTAAGTTACGGGCAGTTTAACAAAAATGTAGTCATCGCACATCGAGGTGCTTGGAAAGCACAGGACATTCCGCAAAACTCCTTAGCATCGTTAAACCAAGCCGTAGAGATTGGCTGCCATGGCTCAGAGTTCGATGTTCACCTTACCAAAGACGAAGTATTGGTAGTTAACCATGATCGGGACTATTTTGGCTTGGACATTGAGTCGTCCACCTATCAAGAACTATTAGCAAAAAAACTCCCCAATGGCGAAAGCATTCCTACATTGGAATCTTATCTGAAAGAAGGGATGAAACAAAAGAAAACCCGACTAATATTAGAAATCAAACCGTCGACAGCCAAGAAAGAACGCGCTTTGAAAACAGCAGAGCTATGCGTAAGCACCGTAAAAAAGCTGAAGGCACAAAAATGGGTTGATTATATCACTTTTGATTACGAGGCAGGTAAACTGGTAGGAAAGCTAGACCCCAAAGCTGAAGTAGCCTATTTAAACGGCGACGTTGCACCCGCCCAAGCAAAAAAAGACGGTTACACTGGCTTAGATTATCACTTCAAAGTGTATAAGGCCAATCCAACATGGATTAAAGAAGCCCAAGATCTTGGGCTCTCCGTTAACTGTTGGACTGTTAATGACGAAGCTGATATGGCTGAATTATTAAATCAGAAGGTCGATTTTATTACAACAGATGAGCCGGAAAAATTATTTGAGGTGATTCAGGCACATGAATAA
- a CDS encoding GDSL-type esterase/lipase family protein — MNLIKLFTICFCFCVNQLHAQSSVWDSTHRPDSYQLKVNQFKSFKKSKQDIIFLGNSISAGTDWSELLQIPEAKNRGISGDITFGVLERLDDIIAGQPAKVFVLIGINDISRNIPDDIILCNYEKIIDRIQKGSSATEIYFQTLLPVNETFNKFKNHYGKDEHILYVNQGLKKLTQIKNVQLIDLYPAFLDSNKCLKANYTYDGLHLTIDGYKAWAELLKEGGYL; from the coding sequence ATGAACCTGATAAAATTATTTACCATATGCTTTTGCTTTTGCGTTAACCAGTTGCATGCTCAATCCAGTGTATGGGATAGCACCCATAGACCTGATAGTTACCAGCTAAAGGTAAACCAGTTCAAATCATTTAAAAAAAGTAAACAAGATATCATATTTTTAGGCAACAGCATCTCTGCCGGTACAGATTGGAGCGAACTATTACAAATTCCTGAAGCAAAAAACCGTGGAATATCTGGAGATATTACCTTTGGGGTACTCGAACGTTTAGATGATATAATAGCAGGGCAACCAGCAAAAGTATTTGTTCTCATAGGTATTAATGATATCTCCAGAAACATTCCCGACGACATCATTCTTTGCAATTATGAAAAAATAATCGACAGAATACAAAAAGGTTCTTCTGCTACCGAAATCTATTTTCAGACCCTACTCCCGGTAAACGAAACATTCAATAAATTTAAAAACCACTATGGTAAGGATGAACACATTCTCTACGTTAATCAAGGACTTAAGAAATTAACGCAGATCAAAAACGTGCAACTCATTGATCTTTATCCTGCTTTTCTCGATTCGAACAAGTGTCTGAAAGCCAACTATACCTATGACGGATTACACCTTACCATTGATGGGTATAAAGCCTGGGCAGAGCTACTTAAAGAAGGAGGATACCTATGA
- a CDS encoding response regulator transcription factor, which translates to MKILAIEDNEELASSIYDYLAHENYICELAYNMDQAREKLLFYSYDCIVLDIMLPDGNGLELLHFMKSEHIQSPILIVSAKGALDDRIQGLESGADDYLTKPFYLPELHARLRAIHRRKNLDGNSIVSFKEITLNTNTFELQIYGKTVDITKKEFELLLYFLVNKNRVISRQAIANHLWGDYTDNLSNLDFVYQHVKNLRKKINHAGGEDYISTVYGLGYKFNIHKT; encoded by the coding sequence ATGAAAATATTGGCCATAGAAGATAATGAAGAGCTTGCCAGCAGCATTTACGATTATCTTGCTCACGAAAATTATATCTGTGAACTGGCTTATAACATGGATCAAGCTCGTGAGAAGTTGCTTTTCTATTCTTACGACTGTATTGTCCTGGATATTATGTTGCCTGATGGAAATGGCCTAGAATTATTGCATTTCATGAAAAGCGAACATATACAAAGCCCCATATTGATTGTGTCTGCCAAAGGAGCGCTCGATGATCGGATACAAGGTCTGGAAAGTGGTGCCGACGACTACCTCACCAAACCGTTTTATTTACCGGAGCTTCATGCGCGACTAAGAGCTATTCATCGGAGAAAAAATCTAGATGGCAACAGCATAGTATCTTTTAAAGAAATAACCCTTAACACGAATACCTTTGAATTACAGATATATGGAAAAACTGTTGACATTACCAAGAAAGAATTCGAGCTGCTTCTTTATTTCCTAGTCAATAAAAACCGGGTAATCTCCCGACAAGCGATAGCCAATCACCTGTGGGGTGATTATACAGACAATCTCAGCAACTTAGATTTTGTTTATCAGCACGTCAAAAATCTTCGTAAAAAAATCAATCATGCCGGCGGTGAAGATTATATTAGCACAGTATACGGTTTAGGGTATAAATTTAATATTCATAAGACATAA
- a CDS encoding SusC/RagA family TonB-linked outer membrane protein, whose amino-acid sequence MMILFSLDLSVVHAKITPKVITNEVKQESFEISGIVKDENGEPLPGVTIALNGKATTRTGINGEFSLKAPNNSTLSASMIGYQMYTTTITKAESQLAIMLSDDANELNEVVVTALGIKRESKALGYAVSTVRGSDISEAMPNNWTDGLKGKVAGLNLTQAGSGPINSTRINLRGDRSLNPAKNEALIVVDGVPMINGRVSSGVDQAYGAGATGEDKDVPVDFGNGLSDINPDDIESVTVLKGAAAAALYGSRAGNGALIITTKKGSRKNGLGITINSNNSINDVLRWPDYQYEYGQGNLNRNSAGDLYYSYGLSEDGANTGSTSSAFGPKFMGQSYFQYDPSVEGQSASRQPWRPYEDNIKDFWRTGYTLTNSVAVDGAGDRFSGRASITHTKNEWIMPNTGFERLVASFNSSLQLTDKLTINTKVSYTNKNSDNLPATGYNNQSIAYFMIFQNPNVDLKWYEPRWQNGLDQIQQIHPFSSYIENPYVIAHDMTNSLDSYNMDGNLQAHYAFNDKWNLMLRSGLNMRQDRRTQRRPFSSANFPQGYYKEQDVYFYESNTDALLTYTEDLSSRIKMTASLGGNLLSSQIKESVGVARGLVIPGIYKLSNAANQALAEFDLSRRNLNSVYALTNFSFDEKVYVDVTARNDWASSLPRHNHSFFYPSISSSYILSDIFQLPRQISFAKARLSWAQVGNDTDPYQTAKYYATSAFPGSSQAPSVLFNADLKPEISTSWEAGLNFALFNNRITSDVNFYTNRTVNQVLLVPLDVTTGYSQAFINGGTVRNQGIELMFTGTPLASQNFTWNSTITWAKNVNKILELSDDIGGDQQIIAQSGTASVIAKVGGTTGDIYGFGLVRNEDGEVVFDAQTGLALRPNDIQKIGTAYPDWRGGFLNEFNYKNFRMSVLLDGQYGGIVYSQSFHKMSEQGKLTHTLAGRETGQLVGEGVVQNADGSYSPNTTPVNINTWYGDYYRRANIETNSFDASYIKLREVRIEYTFPQSLVSRWRLNGASVAIFGRDLAMISKFPVFDPETAALNGAVVMPGVEMGQLPTPRTWGLNLRLQL is encoded by the coding sequence ATGATGATCCTTTTTTCGTTGGATTTAAGCGTAGTCCACGCAAAGATAACGCCTAAAGTCATCACGAACGAAGTTAAACAAGAATCCTTCGAAATTTCAGGCATTGTAAAAGATGAAAACGGAGAACCGTTACCTGGCGTAACCATCGCTTTAAACGGTAAAGCCACCACCAGAACAGGTATCAATGGCGAGTTTAGTCTCAAAGCTCCGAATAACAGTACCTTGTCGGCCTCTATGATCGGCTATCAAATGTATACTACCACGATCACTAAAGCGGAAAGCCAACTCGCAATCATGCTGAGTGATGATGCGAATGAGCTGAATGAGGTAGTAGTTACCGCACTGGGGATCAAACGGGAATCCAAGGCATTGGGTTACGCCGTGTCCACCGTTAGAGGTAGTGACATTTCAGAAGCTATGCCAAACAACTGGACAGACGGTTTAAAGGGCAAAGTAGCGGGTCTGAATTTAACGCAAGCAGGCTCTGGCCCTATCAATTCCACTAGAATCAATTTACGGGGAGACCGATCTTTGAATCCTGCGAAAAATGAAGCTTTAATTGTGGTGGATGGCGTACCAATGATTAATGGCAGGGTTAGTTCCGGTGTAGATCAGGCTTACGGAGCAGGGGCTACTGGCGAAGATAAAGATGTGCCTGTAGATTTTGGCAACGGGCTATCAGATATTAATCCCGACGATATCGAATCTGTAACAGTATTAAAAGGCGCTGCCGCAGCTGCCTTATATGGCAGTAGAGCTGGTAATGGCGCACTCATCATTACCACGAAAAAAGGAAGTAGAAAGAACGGACTGGGCATTACCATAAATTCCAATAATAGTATAAACGATGTTCTTCGTTGGCCCGATTACCAATACGAATATGGACAAGGTAATTTAAATAGAAATAGTGCAGGTGATTTATATTATTCTTATGGCTTATCAGAAGATGGAGCAAATACAGGCTCCACTTCAAGTGCTTTCGGACCAAAGTTCATGGGACAATCCTACTTTCAATATGACCCAAGTGTTGAAGGACAATCGGCCAGTCGACAACCGTGGAGGCCTTATGAAGACAATATTAAAGACTTTTGGCGCACGGGCTATACCCTTACCAACAGCGTAGCGGTAGATGGCGCTGGAGATCGCTTTTCGGGCAGAGCGTCCATTACTCATACCAAAAACGAATGGATTATGCCCAACACTGGTTTCGAAAGGCTAGTTGCATCTTTTAACTCCAGTTTACAACTAACCGATAAACTTACCATCAATACCAAGGTAAGTTATACAAATAAGAACAGCGACAATTTACCTGCTACGGGCTACAACAATCAGTCGATCGCCTACTTTATGATTTTTCAGAATCCAAATGTGGATCTAAAATGGTATGAACCCCGCTGGCAAAACGGTCTTGACCAAATACAACAAATACATCCTTTCAGCTCATATATCGAAAATCCTTATGTTATTGCACACGACATGACAAACTCATTGGATAGTTATAATATGGATGGAAATTTACAGGCTCACTATGCTTTCAATGACAAATGGAACTTAATGTTGCGCTCCGGCTTAAATATGCGACAAGACCGCAGGACACAACGTAGACCTTTCAGCTCCGCCAATTTTCCTCAGGGGTATTATAAAGAGCAGGATGTGTATTTCTATGAATCAAATACCGATGCTTTACTAACCTACACGGAAGATCTCAGTTCCAGAATAAAAATGACGGCTTCTTTAGGTGGCAACCTATTGAGTAGTCAAATCAAAGAAAGTGTAGGAGTTGCGCGCGGACTGGTAATTCCCGGAATTTATAAACTATCCAATGCCGCCAATCAAGCATTAGCAGAGTTTGACTTGTCCAGAAGAAATTTGAATAGCGTTTACGCATTGACTAATTTTTCATTTGATGAGAAAGTCTATGTAGATGTTACAGCCCGCAACGACTGGGCCTCCTCCCTACCCAGACATAACCATTCTTTCTTTTACCCATCGATAAGTTCGAGTTATATTCTCAGCGATATATTTCAGTTACCGCGGCAGATCAGCTTTGCTAAAGCCCGCTTATCTTGGGCGCAGGTTGGCAACGACACAGATCCTTACCAAACTGCGAAGTATTATGCCACTTCAGCCTTTCCCGGCTCTTCACAGGCTCCGTCAGTGCTTTTCAATGCAGATTTGAAACCGGAAATATCAACTTCTTGGGAGGCTGGTTTAAATTTCGCCTTATTCAATAATCGGATTACTTCGGACGTAAACTTTTACACAAATAGGACGGTCAATCAAGTATTATTAGTGCCCTTAGATGTAACAACGGGTTATAGCCAAGCGTTCATCAACGGTGGTACTGTTCGAAACCAAGGTATTGAGCTTATGTTCACAGGCACACCTCTAGCCAGTCAAAATTTCACTTGGAACTCTACCATCACCTGGGCTAAGAACGTGAATAAAATTTTGGAGCTCAGTGACGATATAGGTGGCGATCAACAAATTATAGCACAAAGTGGTACGGCATCTGTCATCGCTAAAGTTGGTGGTACTACCGGTGATATCTATGGTTTTGGCCTAGTGCGAAATGAAGATGGCGAAGTTGTTTTTGATGCACAAACAGGTTTAGCTTTACGCCCCAATGATATACAAAAGATAGGCACCGCTTATCCAGATTGGAGAGGTGGTTTTCTCAACGAATTCAACTATAAGAACTTCCGAATGTCGGTTTTACTAGATGGTCAATACGGAGGGATTGTTTATTCACAAAGTTTCCATAAAATGAGCGAACAGGGAAAATTAACACATACCCTAGCTGGTCGCGAAACTGGCCAGTTAGTTGGTGAAGGCGTTGTTCAGAATGCCGATGGATCTTACTCACCCAATACAACTCCGGTAAATATCAATACCTGGTATGGCGATTACTACAGAAGGGCCAATATCGAAACCAATAGTTTTGATGCGTCTTACATCAAGTTACGAGAAGTTAGGATTGAATACACCTTCCCACAAAGCTTGGTCTCACGGTGGCGGCTTAACGGTGCCAGCGTCGCGATTTTTGGAAGGGATTTAGCCATGATTTCAAAATTTCCGGTATTTGACCCTGAGACAGCGGCCCTGAATGGTGCTGTTGTTATGCCTGGTGTTGAAATGGGACAATTGCCAACACCACGGACATGGGGACTTAACCTCCGCTTGCAACTCTAA
- a CDS encoding metallophosphoesterase, with product MVLLPDPQTYVKFARNQPIFELMTAWISENIQPLNIGMVLCTGDLVEQNNILTGDGKNGDQNSGEQWRSVARSFGRLDGKVAYIAATGNHDYGFKSAENRETVYNDYFPADKNSKSQALLKEVGLDVQGRPSLTNAAYEFISPQGTKYLFMVLEFAPHDKTLAWAKEVVDAPRYQQHKVVLLTHSYLNANNEYIKQEHYAVEEANYGKAIWEKLVKPSKNIVLVFAGHIGAPDDEQAHVAFKTDVNAAGKRVQQMVFNAQALGGGWHGNGGDGWLRILEFLPNEKTVKVKTFSPFFAISPTTQHLAWRTKDYDEFSFEID from the coding sequence ATGGTACTGCTGCCAGACCCTCAAACCTACGTAAAGTTTGCGCGTAACCAACCTATTTTCGAATTGATGACCGCATGGATCAGTGAGAATATTCAACCCTTAAATATCGGTATGGTCCTTTGCACCGGCGATTTGGTAGAGCAAAACAACATCTTAACAGGCGATGGAAAAAATGGTGATCAAAACAGTGGCGAACAATGGCGATCAGTTGCTAGATCTTTTGGCAGACTTGACGGCAAAGTGGCCTACATAGCGGCAACAGGCAATCATGACTACGGATTTAAAAGTGCCGAAAATCGCGAAACTGTTTACAACGACTATTTTCCCGCCGATAAGAACTCAAAATCGCAAGCGCTTTTAAAAGAGGTCGGCCTAGATGTTCAAGGTCGGCCGAGCCTCACCAATGCCGCTTATGAATTCATCTCCCCTCAAGGCACCAAATACCTTTTTATGGTTTTGGAATTTGCACCACATGATAAGACACTAGCCTGGGCTAAGGAAGTTGTTGATGCGCCTAGATATCAACAACACAAAGTTGTTTTGTTAACACACTCCTATCTAAATGCCAATAACGAATATATAAAGCAAGAGCATTACGCAGTGGAGGAAGCGAACTACGGTAAGGCCATCTGGGAAAAACTTGTCAAACCATCAAAAAATATAGTTCTGGTTTTTGCCGGACATATCGGTGCACCAGATGACGAACAGGCACATGTCGCATTTAAGACGGATGTAAATGCGGCGGGTAAAAGAGTGCAACAAATGGTGTTCAATGCTCAAGCGCTCGGTGGTGGTTGGCATGGCAATGGAGGCGATGGTTGGCTAAGGATATTGGAATTTCTTCCCAATGAGAAGACCGTAAAAGTCAAGACATTCTCTCCCTTCTTCGCTATTTCGCCTACTACACAACATTTGGCTTGGCGAACCAAAGACTACGACGAGTTTTCATTCGAAATAGATTGA
- a CDS encoding SusD/RagB family nutrient-binding outer membrane lipoprotein — MKNIIITAISFATLFNFSSCTKDFDNINTDPNRLERVTPGSLVTPTVYGMATYFTVRSYDFTWQIMQVGLPNPSAANGVHRYEVNETAGNGTWNNAYQYLRNVREMEQTAVENEQPVYQAIANTLKVYIAGILTDSFGDVPFSEALLAEDGITSPRFDEQEQIYHNFVDLLEQANQIYTQDGEMTGNDLLYANNKGLWRKFNNSLLLRVLLRASKRPEFNSYERIQTMLNNPTDYPIFENNEEAAFVTINGNSPYDYAWGRRQDYVNFEAMSEFFVDILNDLEDPRRPLFMTQASRLVDGQIQPIGYKGIPSAHSGDESQFDFSPSTPNGNLMVYTELGTEIIEVIMSYAEVEFIKAEVALHFGDLEAAKIAYEQGVTAAITQWKDGAIAADYFENEHAKFNGTLEQIMNQKYLALFFNDYQQWFEYRRTGFPVLPKTEYMWHDGVMPTRFMYHIDVRRFNPENYQEAVERIGGDNVLTKVWWEK, encoded by the coding sequence ATGAAAAATATTATTATAACAGCAATAAGTTTCGCTACATTATTCAACTTCTCTTCCTGCACGAAGGATTTTGACAATATAAATACCGACCCCAATCGATTAGAAAGAGTTACCCCTGGTAGCCTAGTAACCCCAACGGTATATGGCATGGCCACTTATTTTACGGTTAGGAGTTATGACTTTACCTGGCAAATCATGCAGGTAGGTCTACCCAATCCAAGTGCAGCTAACGGCGTGCACCGCTATGAAGTCAATGAAACGGCCGGTAATGGCACTTGGAACAATGCCTATCAATATTTAAGAAATGTTCGTGAAATGGAACAAACTGCCGTCGAAAATGAACAACCTGTATACCAAGCTATTGCCAATACGCTTAAAGTATATATCGCCGGGATTCTGACGGACAGCTTTGGCGATGTCCCTTTCTCCGAAGCACTTTTGGCAGAAGATGGCATTACCAGTCCTCGCTTTGACGAGCAAGAGCAAATTTACCACAATTTCGTCGACCTGCTGGAGCAGGCCAATCAGATATATACTCAGGACGGTGAAATGACCGGAAATGACTTGCTTTATGCCAACAATAAGGGACTTTGGCGAAAATTCAACAACTCTTTATTACTCCGGGTGTTGCTTAGGGCATCGAAAAGACCTGAATTCAACAGTTATGAAAGAATTCAAACCATGTTAAATAACCCAACAGATTATCCTATATTTGAAAATAACGAAGAGGCTGCCTTTGTAACGATCAATGGCAATTCACCTTACGACTATGCTTGGGGCCGCAGGCAAGATTATGTTAATTTCGAAGCCATGAGTGAATTTTTTGTAGACATATTAAACGATCTTGAGGATCCTCGCCGTCCCCTATTTATGACACAAGCATCCCGCCTTGTAGACGGTCAAATACAACCGATCGGTTACAAAGGTATTCCCAGCGCCCACTCGGGTGACGAGTCCCAATTTGATTTTAGTCCAAGCACGCCCAATGGCAACCTGATGGTTTATACGGAGCTTGGCACCGAAATAATCGAAGTGATCATGAGCTATGCTGAAGTAGAATTTATCAAAGCAGAAGTTGCCCTACATTTCGGCGACTTAGAGGCAGCGAAGATTGCTTATGAGCAAGGTGTAACGGCTGCAATTACCCAATGGAAAGACGGTGCGATTGCGGCAGACTATTTTGAAAACGAGCACGCTAAATTCAATGGCACATTGGAACAGATTATGAATCAAAAATACCTAGCGCTTTTCTTTAATGATTACCAGCAATGGTTTGAGTATAGGAGAACTGGCTTTCCTGTACTCCCTAAAACGGAATACATGTGGCACGATGGCGTGATGCCCACTCGATTTATGTACCATATTGATGTTAGAAGGTTTAATCCGGAGAATTACCAGGAAGCTGTGGAACGGATAGGCGGAGACAACGTACTGACTAAAGTTTGGTGGGAAAAATAA